A region of the Leptospira venezuelensis genome:
AAAATTTTATTTTGTTAGGATTTCTGTACCTGTTCCATTTCCCCAAGTACCTTCTAATCGATTTCCACCGTTCTTAACAGTATAGATCACTGGATAAGTATCACCCCAATCTACTGTTAAAGTGCTTCCACTCAAAGTGCCTGTTCCAGAAAAACTATTTCCTACAGACCATTCGAAATTATAGGAGCCATCCTCGTTCAAAGTGATCGTTACACTTCCCTTGTATTTACTTCCATTCGGATTTGTACCCGTTACTTTATACGTTCCATATACATTCGAAGTTTGAGCACTCAAATAAGAGAAGGAAACGGTCAAAGCGATCACG
Encoded here:
- a CDS encoding fibronectin-binding protein encodes the protein MLRNPKAKIIALFTVIALTVSFSYLSAQTSNVYGTYKVTGTNPNGSKYKGSVTITLNEDGSYNFEWSVGNSFSGTGTLSGSTLTVDWGDTYPVIYTVKNGGNRLEGTWGNGTGTEILTK